DNA from Streptomyces sp. NBC_01260:
GCTGCGCCTGCTGTCCTCGCCGGAGACCGCGGTGGACCCCGCTGCCGCCGCCTCGGCTCTCCACGCGCTGCTGGGGGCCGGGGAAGCCGGCGGCGACGTCACGGCGACGCGGCTCGCGAAGCTGGTGGCTGACGGCGGGTTCGCGGTCCGCGTCGGGGCCCGGCGGGTACGCGTGCGGGTCGCCGGCCTCCACCCCGGGTGACGCGGCTCAGCCGGTGCCGCGCTCCTCGGCCGTGCAGCGCTCGCGCATGGACCGCAGATGGGCCACGTGGTACTCGGCGCTCTGGCCGCTCAGCGTCGTGATCGCCGCCTCGATCAGCGGGCGTGCGGCCGCGGTGTCCGACGCGTCCAGCCAGGTCTCGGCCAGGTCGGTCAGGGTCCGGGCCGTGTTGTACGTATCCCCCTGCGCCCGGAAGTGGCTCAGTGCCGTCCCCAGCCGGTCCCGGGACTCCTCGAACCTCCCGAGGCCGCGCAGGGCCCGGCCCCGGTGGCGTTCCAGCAGGGCACGTGCGCGGGGGACGTCGGCGGTTCCTTCGTCCTGAGTGCCCATCGTGATCAGGACGGCGTCCGCCGCCTCGAAGCACGCGTAGGCCTCCTCGAACCGCCACTGACGCAGCCGCAGCAGTCCGAGGAACTCCGTCGCCGACGCATGGCCCCGCTTGTGGCCCGCCGCCTCCTCGGCCCGCGCGGCCGCGAGTGCCTCCGCCTCCGCCTCGTCCCAGTGGCGCAGCTCGGTCAGCGTGTGCGCGAGTTGGGCGTGCAGTGCTCCCGCGTCCGCCGTTCCCGGCAGGTGGGTGTCGGCGAGCCGTGCTCCGATGCGCAGTGCGGGCAGCAGCATCTCGTGGCGGCCCGCCTTGAGTTGCAGCGGCCACAGGGAGCGGCAGAGCCGTACGGCCGAGGCCGGGTCGCCCGACTCCTCGGCGCAGTGGACGGCCTGGATCAGGTTGCCGCACTCGGCGATCAGTGCGTCAAGCGCCTCGCCCCGGCTTTCGAAGGCAGGGGTTCCTGGGGCCGGGTTTCCTGGGGCCGAAGGTGCGGGGACCCGCCAGCTCTCCGGCAGCGCCTGATGGGCCACGGACGTCGACAGATGGACATACCAGCGCAGGGCTCGGGCCATCGCGGCCGAGCACGCGGCGATGCCGTCCTCCTGCACGGCGACGGCCTCGGCGTGTCCGCGGACCGCGGGGCGGTAGTGGTAGCGGGCCCGGCCGTCAGCGGTGGTGTTGCGCTCCAGCAGGAGCCCTTCCGCCAGTTCGTCCAGTCGTTGGGCGGCGTCCTCGGGCGTCGTTCCGGTCGCGTGCGCGGCCACCGCGGCGTCGAGGGCGGGCCAGTCGCATACCGCCATCAGGCGGTACAGCTTCGCCGTCCCCGGTTCCAGCGAGCGGTAGGTGTCCTGCGCCGCCGCCCGTACGGGGTCGGCGCCGGCGGCCGGGCCGGACGCGGGTTCGGTGAGGCGGGGTGCCGCCGCACGCAGGGCGTACGGCGATCCGCCGCACCGGGCGAGGACGGAGGGCAGGGTGGCGCGGGCCGCGGCGATCGCCGGCTTGTCCAGGAGCTGGGTCAGCAGCCGTACCGCGTCCTTGTCCGTCAGCGGGCCGACGGGAACGCGTACCGCGTCGAGGCCGGGGAACGGACGACGGGCCACCACGATCATGAACACAGCGGGCGCGGAGGTGAGGAGCGGCCGGATCTGGGCGGCCGAGTGCACATGGTCCAGGACGATCAGCAGCTTCCGGTCCGCTACGCAGCGGCGGAAGAACTCGCTCAGCTCTCCGGCCGAGGTCGGCATATCCTCGTCCCGCAAGCCGAGTTGGCGCAGCAGGCTGCGCAGTACGGTCCCCGCATCGCGTGCGGCAGCGGTGCCGCCGGCCAGATCCGCGTAGAGCTGCCCGTCCGGGAACACGGCCGCCTGGCGCACTCCCCAGTGCACCGCCAGCGTGCTGGTGCCCATGCCCTCGGCGCCGTGCACCAGGGCCAGCCTCGGGGTTCCGTCCGCACGGCGCGACGCCTCGCGGTCGAGGCTCTTCAACGCCTCCTTGCGGTCGGTGAAGAACCTGATCGAGGCGGGGAGGCCCGGCTGTCCGGCGGCGGGTGCGAAGTCCGCTCCCGGACCCCGGCCGCCACCGCTCACCCGGTTCACGAACGCCGTCCACGAGGAGGCGAGTTGAGGGTCGCGGCGGAGCCGGTCGGACACCATGCGGGCGACCGCGTCCAGTTCGTCCGGTGCGGTGGGCGCCGGGATTTCGCGGCCTGCGATGCGGCGGACGAATCCGCCCGTCGACTCCCACGCCCATCTTCCGGCCTCGTTGGCCATTCCCGAGCCGACCGCACCGAGCACCGCCGAAACGGCCGTCAGCGAAATGGGATCCAGCATGTCGCGCACTCCCCGTTCCCGGTGTTCCGCGCGGTGCGCCCTCCCCGGCACCGCCGCTGCCACCGTGCGGATGCAATCTACCGAGTCCGGCGGCGCCCCGTGCGACACCGTGCGCCACGGGCGGGGTTGGCTATCCTGACGACCGTTCCAGGTGATCACAGTGGCCGTGCGGGCCGCGGCACGGGCTGCGCACGCGCCGGAGGGGGAGAGTCACGTGCGGGGTGCTGCGGCGAGCCGGGGGTCGGTCAGGAAGGCCGAGCAGGCGTGGAATCAGGCGATGCTGCTGATGCGGCAGGGGGACACCGCGGGGGCATCCGCGCAGTTCACGCTCGCCGCGTCCCACGATCCGGCCGCCGCCGACGCGTGGCTCGGCCTCCATGCGACCGGGCAGGATCAGCAGCGGGCCCTGGACGCCATGCTCCGGACCTCCGGGGCGTTCGGCGCGCTGCGCACGAAGTTCGGGCTGCCCCTGCGGTCCACGTTCCAGATCGGCCACTACGTCACCTTCCGGCTGGAGAACGCACGCGATCTGTGGCTGGCCGCGATGTCCTCGCTGCTGGACAACGGCCGGCTCGACGAGGCCTGGGCCGGACTGTCGACCGCACAACTGGACTGTGACGAGACGCGGTTCATCTATACGCGGTACGCGTTCCTCAAGGAGGACTGGGCCCTTGTGCTGAGGTTCGCCACCGGGATCGGTGACGCGTTCCTGCGCGACGAGTCGCAGTTGTACGTCGGTGCGTCGCTCTTCGCCCAGGGCGTCCACCACGAGGCGCTGAATGTGCTCGCTCCGCTCCCCGGGAAGCTGGAGAAGGGGAGCAGGTTCGATGCCGAGACCAAGTACTTCATGGGGCGGTCCCTGGAGGAACTGGGGCGGAAGGAGGATGCCCTGAAGCGGTACCAGTACGCCTTCCGGTGTTCGCCGGACCTCTTCGACGTGGATGTCCGCGCCCAGGCCCGCCCGGCGCCGGCGCCGGCCTCCCCGCTCACCCCCGAGGACGCCCCGGACGTTGCTCCCGCGCGGCACTCCGGTGAGCCGGCGCCGTCCGTTCCGGCCTCGGCGGGCTCTCCGTCGCCGCAGACCGGGCCCGGTGGCGGCGCGGAGAGCGGCAGCGGGGACGGGCCGTCGGCGCAGGAGCGGGCCGCCCTGCTGGCCGAGGCCCGGAAGTCCCTCGACGGCATGATCGGCCTCGAACCGGTGAAGCGCCAAGTGCTCACCCTCATCGCCCAGTTGCGGATGGCCGCGCTGCGGGAGGAGCAGGGCCTACCCGGGGGTGCCAAGCCCCGGCACTTCGTCTTCGCGGGGCCGCCGGGCACCGGCAAGACGACGGTGGCCCGCATCATCGGCAAGGTCTTCGCCGGACTCGGCCTGTTGCGGTCCGGTCATGTGATCGAGGCCCAGCGCGTCGATCTGGTGGGGCAGCACCTCGGGTCCACGGCCATCAAGACCACCCAGGTCATCGACTCCGCGCTGAACGGGGTGCTGTTCATCGACGAGGCGTACGCCCTGTCCAACAGCGGATACAGCGGCGGCGACGCCTTCGGGGACGAGGCGATGCAGGTGCTCCTGAAGCGGGCCGAGGACGACCGGGACCGGCTCGTCGTCGTACTCGCCGGATACCGCGACGAGATGGCCGGTCTGCTGGCGAGCAACCCCGGTCTGGTGTCTCGTTTCAATACGCGCGTCGACTTCCCCTCGTACTCCGCCGAGGAACTCGTCCGCATCGCCCGGTCCGTGCTGGCCT
Protein-coding regions in this window:
- a CDS encoding tetratricopeptide repeat protein; protein product: MLDPISLTAVSAVLGAVGSGMANEAGRWAWESTGGFVRRIAGREIPAPTAPDELDAVARMVSDRLRRDPQLASSWTAFVNRVSGGGRGPGADFAPAAGQPGLPASIRFFTDRKEALKSLDREASRRADGTPRLALVHGAEGMGTSTLAVHWGVRQAAVFPDGQLYADLAGGTAAARDAGTVLRSLLRQLGLRDEDMPTSAGELSEFFRRCVADRKLLIVLDHVHSAAQIRPLLTSAPAVFMIVVARRPFPGLDAVRVPVGPLTDKDAVRLLTQLLDKPAIAAARATLPSVLARCGGSPYALRAAAPRLTEPASGPAAGADPVRAAAQDTYRSLEPGTAKLYRLMAVCDWPALDAAVAAHATGTTPEDAAQRLDELAEGLLLERNTTADGRARYHYRPAVRGHAEAVAVQEDGIAACSAAMARALRWYVHLSTSVAHQALPESWRVPAPSAPGNPAPGTPAFESRGEALDALIAECGNLIQAVHCAEESGDPASAVRLCRSLWPLQLKAGRHEMLLPALRIGARLADTHLPGTADAGALHAQLAHTLTELRHWDEAEAEALAAARAEEAAGHKRGHASATEFLGLLRLRQWRFEEAYACFEAADAVLITMGTQDEGTADVPRARALLERHRGRALRGLGRFEESRDRLGTALSHFRAQGDTYNTARTLTDLAETWLDASDTAAARPLIEAAITTLSGQSAEYHVAHLRSMRERCTAEERGTG
- a CDS encoding AAA family ATPase, which translates into the protein MRGAAASRGSVRKAEQAWNQAMLLMRQGDTAGASAQFTLAASHDPAAADAWLGLHATGQDQQRALDAMLRTSGAFGALRTKFGLPLRSTFQIGHYVTFRLENARDLWLAAMSSLLDNGRLDEAWAGLSTAQLDCDETRFIYTRYAFLKEDWALVLRFATGIGDAFLRDESQLYVGASLFAQGVHHEALNVLAPLPGKLEKGSRFDAETKYFMGRSLEELGRKEDALKRYQYAFRCSPDLFDVDVRAQARPAPAPASPLTPEDAPDVAPARHSGEPAPSVPASAGSPSPQTGPGGGAESGSGDGPSAQERAALLAEARKSLDGMIGLEPVKRQVLTLIAQLRMAALREEQGLPGGAKPRHFVFAGPPGTGKTTVARIIGKVFAGLGLLRSGHVIEAQRVDLVGQHLGSTAIKTTQVIDSALNGVLFIDEAYALSNSGYSGGDAFGDEAMQVLLKRAEDDRDRLVVVLAGYRDEMAGLLASNPGLVSRFNTRVDFPSYSAEELVRIARSVLASQGDEPDAGAVDVLGSLCAAIVDGGMADTVGNARFARELCQKASAQRDLRLYAAHADSTPTREEMVTVLAWDVVAAHDELMESHGLAGEAEGAGGSGG